A genomic region of Xanthocytophaga agilis contains the following coding sequences:
- a CDS encoding alpha/beta hydrolase → MKTPVNLQPKTHMINQTIFKNVKKVAFLIVFIALSLNTNAQTVRASAGRAEFIEVEKNVKLHITDLGEGKPVVLIHGWPLSDAMYEYQYAELIQKGYRVIGITLRGFGQSDKPYGKYNYDVFADDIKVVLDKLGVEHATIGGFSMGGATVIHYVAKYNAAHIDKMALFGAAAPVWTKRDDFPYGLWSKEDVNGLITLNNTNRPQLLENFGKIFAANETTVSSGMAAWLGGINWQASAYAMGQCLATLRDGDLRPDLKKIKVPTLILHGTQDKICSYDLAEQTHKLLANSKLVPLEKSGHALFIEEREKFNSELIKFLESQAVVHKN, encoded by the coding sequence ATGAAAACACCAGTTAATCTTCAACCCAAAACCCATATGATAAACCAAACCATTTTTAAAAACGTGAAAAAAGTAGCTTTTCTGATTGTATTTATCGCTCTTTCCTTAAATACTAATGCTCAGACTGTTCGGGCTTCGGCAGGACGAGCTGAATTTATAGAAGTAGAAAAGAATGTAAAACTCCACATCACCGATTTAGGCGAAGGCAAACCTGTTGTACTGATTCATGGCTGGCCTTTAAGTGATGCTATGTATGAATATCAATATGCCGAGTTAATCCAGAAAGGATACCGGGTAATTGGGATTACATTACGTGGATTTGGGCAGTCAGATAAACCATATGGAAAATATAATTATGATGTATTCGCCGATGATATTAAAGTGGTACTTGACAAACTAGGAGTTGAGCATGCCACTATTGGTGGATTTTCCATGGGAGGTGCTACTGTGATTCATTATGTTGCTAAGTACAATGCTGCCCACATAGATAAAATGGCTTTATTTGGCGCTGCAGCTCCTGTCTGGACAAAAAGAGACGACTTTCCGTATGGACTTTGGTCAAAAGAAGATGTTAACGGACTCATCACTCTAAACAATACCAATCGGCCACAACTGCTGGAGAACTTTGGAAAGATTTTCGCTGCCAATGAAACAACTGTTTCTTCGGGTATGGCAGCCTGGTTAGGTGGAATTAACTGGCAAGCATCCGCTTATGCTATGGGACAATGTCTGGCTACACTCAGAGATGGTGATTTAAGGCCAGATCTAAAAAAGATCAAAGTACCTACTCTGATTCTGCATGGTACTCAGGACAAAATTTGTTCGTATGATCTGGCAGAGCAGACACATAAACTTCTGGCTAATTCAAAACTGGTTCCTTTGGAAAAAAGTGGACATGCCTTATTCATTGAGGAACGGGAAAAGTTTAACAGTGAGTTGATTAAGTTTCTGGAAAGTCAGGCTGTTGTACATAAAAACTAA
- a CDS encoding RidA family protein: MKSILLRLILLLPLHCLAQAPEANLQKLGIELPSLQTPLASYVAVVKVDHLLYLSGKGPIQTNGQYIKGKLGKDLSIESGYQAARLTAINQLAVLKNELGDLRRVKRIIKVNGFVNSEGSFYDHPKVMDGFFDLLVQVFGEKGKHARTALGVAALPLNMAVEVEMIVEVE; encoded by the coding sequence ATGAAAAGTATTCTGCTACGGCTTATACTCTTGTTACCTCTTCATTGCCTGGCTCAAGCTCCTGAAGCCAATTTGCAGAAACTAGGTATTGAACTGCCTTCCCTACAAACACCTCTGGCTAGTTATGTGGCTGTGGTTAAGGTAGATCATTTACTTTACTTGTCAGGTAAAGGGCCGATTCAGACTAATGGACAATATATAAAAGGAAAATTGGGGAAAGATCTTTCTATTGAAAGCGGCTATCAGGCTGCCCGCTTAACGGCAATTAACCAACTAGCAGTTCTGAAAAATGAGTTAGGGGATCTTCGTCGGGTAAAAAGAATTATCAAAGTGAACGGGTTTGTCAACAGTGAAGGTAGTTTCTATGATCATCCAAAAGTAATGGATGGTTTTTTCGATTTACTGGTACAGGTTTTTGGAGAAAAAGGCAAACATGCCCGAACTGCACTGGGTGTAGCTGCTTTGCCCTTAAATATGGCAGTGGAAGTAGAAATGATTGTAGAGGTAGAATAA
- a CDS encoding cupin domain-containing protein — MNKIKNSLAMTLVLTVLTTLIICDSALGQQPGIKRTELQRYDLSHPGWEAIQVRIDFAPGTSFARHKHPGEEMIYVLEGTLEYQVEGKPPVKLKAGETLFIPAGTIHSARNVGSGNGAELATYIVEKGKPLVDLVK; from the coding sequence ATGAACAAGATAAAAAATAGCCTGGCTATGACACTGGTGCTGACTGTACTAACTACACTGATTATTTGCGATTCAGCTCTGGGACAGCAACCTGGCATTAAACGCACAGAGCTTCAACGGTATGATCTGAGCCACCCTGGATGGGAAGCTATTCAGGTGCGTATCGACTTTGCTCCGGGAACATCGTTTGCCCGACACAAACATCCCGGTGAAGAGATGATCTATGTTCTTGAAGGTACATTGGAATATCAGGTGGAAGGCAAGCCACCTGTGAAGTTGAAGGCTGGTGAGACATTATTTATTCCGGCAGGAACGATCCATTCGGCCAGGAATGTGGGTAGTGGTAACGGAGCAGAGCTGGCAACCTATATTGTAGAAAAAGGCAAACCTCTGGTGGATCTGGTCAAATAA
- a CDS encoding peptidase: MKNIFLVLLFTLFISKLYLAFAAPIHPLVYEVNLNDRADDLFKVTLQVKGLTKANAIYQFAVTAPGTYQIMDMGRYIRSFHSFDKDGRELKAVRLSTNQWQLSQPEKVRQIQYTIAETWDKPVTDHQIFTMCGTSLEEDHVLLNGQAVFGFPTGMQTLPILLKLHYPSDWNVGTALEKNAGGYYMAHNYDHLADSPILAGNLSTASLVVAGTQVDLYAYSQTGKIQAGQLLHSMETMLQAARHFLRQLPVNRYTFLFHFGDQNGGGWEHNYSSGYVIKEEMFTNAFAERITYLATHEFLHIVTPLHIHSEVIAPFNFVIPTPSQHLWLYEGVTEWASHMMPLRGEMIDLDTYLNRLSKKVEVDKSLDTTMSLSKISLACYLPQGQQQSWNVYNRGALLAGLLDIRLLELSGGRRGLREVITELIKKYGRDKPFPENEFFTLLVEMTYPEIADFLNRYVRNAEPLPFTDYYSRLGICYIPALATGRKTSFLGVKFEIVAGKLLVSNLSKALQQAGLQVQDQVVKLNNIPLDLATPQGIAYYNSLMDQLKKRIAGQTYYLTIRRNNKEETIVCPILEQEEIKNYVFQISSHPTPEQLHLRSIWLKNL; encoded by the coding sequence ATGAAAAATATTTTTTTGGTTTTACTATTTACCCTTTTTATCTCAAAATTATACCTTGCCTTTGCCGCACCAATACATCCACTTGTGTATGAGGTTAATTTGAATGACAGGGCCGATGACTTATTTAAGGTGACCTTACAGGTAAAAGGGTTAACAAAAGCCAATGCAATTTATCAATTTGCAGTAACGGCTCCGGGCACGTATCAGATTATGGATATGGGGAGATATATTCGTTCATTCCACTCGTTTGATAAAGATGGCCGAGAGTTGAAGGCTGTCCGACTTTCGACCAATCAATGGCAATTGTCACAGCCAGAGAAAGTTCGTCAAATTCAATACACGATAGCAGAAACCTGGGATAAGCCAGTAACAGATCACCAGATATTTACTATGTGTGGCACTTCTTTAGAAGAAGACCATGTGTTGTTAAATGGACAGGCTGTTTTTGGCTTTCCTACAGGAATGCAGACTCTTCCCATCCTTCTGAAACTACACTACCCAAGCGATTGGAACGTTGGAACTGCACTAGAAAAAAATGCAGGGGGGTATTATATGGCCCATAATTATGATCATCTGGCTGATTCTCCCATTTTAGCAGGAAATTTGTCTACAGCTTCTTTAGTAGTTGCAGGTACACAGGTGGATTTGTATGCATATTCACAGACGGGAAAGATTCAAGCTGGTCAATTGCTTCATAGTATGGAGACAATGCTACAGGCTGCCAGACATTTTCTCAGGCAGCTACCCGTTAATCGGTATACCTTTCTGTTCCATTTTGGGGATCAGAACGGTGGTGGTTGGGAGCACAACTATAGTTCAGGCTATGTGATCAAAGAAGAAATGTTTACAAACGCCTTTGCCGAACGGATCACCTATCTGGCAACGCATGAGTTTCTGCATATTGTAACTCCTCTTCATATTCATAGTGAGGTAATTGCCCCCTTTAATTTTGTTATCCCTACACCTTCCCAACATCTGTGGCTTTATGAGGGCGTAACCGAATGGGCTAGTCACATGATGCCATTAAGAGGAGAGATGATAGATCTGGATACATACCTGAACAGATTATCAAAAAAGGTTGAGGTAGACAAAAGCCTGGATACAACCATGAGTCTGAGTAAAATCAGTTTGGCTTGTTATCTTCCTCAAGGCCAGCAACAAAGTTGGAATGTATATAACCGGGGCGCACTGCTGGCTGGGCTACTGGATATACGTCTACTGGAACTCTCCGGAGGCAGAAGAGGGTTACGGGAAGTCATCACCGAACTAATTAAAAAGTATGGACGAGACAAACCTTTTCCGGAAAATGAATTTTTTACCTTACTTGTCGAAATGACCTATCCGGAAATAGCAGATTTTTTAAATCGCTACGTGAGAAATGCAGAACCTCTGCCATTCACAGACTACTATTCGAGGTTAGGGATTTGTTACATTCCAGCGCTGGCTACTGGTAGGAAGACTTCTTTTCTAGGTGTGAAATTTGAGATTGTCGCGGGTAAGTTACTTGTATCCAACCTAAGTAAAGCTTTACAGCAGGCTGGATTACAGGTACAGGATCAGGTAGTTAAGCTAAATAATATTCCATTGGATCTGGCTACACCACAGGGAATAGCGTACTATAACAGTCTAATGGATCAACTAAAAAAACGGATAGCCGGACAGACTTACTATCTGACCATTCGGAGAAATAATAAAGAAGAAACGATTGTCTGTCCGATACTTGAGCAAGAAGAGATTAAAAACTATGTATTTCAGATTAGCTCACATCCTACCCCTGAGCAGCTACATTTACGCAGTATCTGGCTCAAAAATTTATGA
- a CDS encoding tetratricopeptide repeat protein: MNSYFSTICLFLAGMLSIFLIQVNFFILLKPVASSQTLTASLRRSHAQRKTDPHPVQKHSLRSENQVRKLEQFNANQTAEAFQKKGNIYANSGVELNSKIKYYRQAFVFYRKAGNTEKQASTLQAIAAMHHQQGNHKLAIAELEHTLTLFRSIHHSSVHPTYALLSGVYRTLGNYPEALRYGLAALENSLQTKDTTRLSFYYIQLGYLYHDLKQPDEALQSCEKALLHVQKSNRESDVFNTLSLAVNVLLEEQKSKDALLYIEKITKDTPPASLKSVAMVTLFKAQCYSALK; the protein is encoded by the coding sequence ATGAACTCTTATTTTTCCACCATTTGTCTGTTTCTCGCAGGGATGCTATCTATTTTCCTTATACAGGTAAATTTCTTTATACTATTAAAACCTGTAGCCTCAAGCCAGACTTTAACCGCTAGCCTAAGGCGAAGTCACGCACAAAGAAAAACCGATCCACATCCAGTTCAGAAGCACTCTCTCAGAAGCGAAAATCAGGTACGTAAATTAGAACAGTTTAACGCGAATCAAACAGCAGAGGCCTTTCAGAAAAAAGGTAATATCTATGCGAACTCAGGTGTGGAGTTAAACTCAAAAATTAAATATTACAGGCAGGCATTTGTTTTCTATCGGAAGGCAGGTAACACAGAAAAGCAAGCCAGTACATTACAAGCAATTGCAGCAATGCACCATCAGCAAGGAAATCATAAACTGGCAATTGCAGAGCTAGAGCATACGCTTACCCTCTTTCGCTCTATCCATCACAGCTCTGTTCACCCGACATACGCTTTGCTTTCGGGTGTATACAGAACATTAGGAAATTATCCGGAGGCCTTACGGTATGGATTAGCTGCCTTGGAAAATTCCTTGCAGACAAAGGATACTACACGCCTCTCTTTTTATTACATCCAGCTAGGCTATTTGTATCACGATCTAAAGCAACCGGATGAGGCTTTACAAAGTTGTGAAAAAGCACTCCTACATGTTCAGAAGTCCAACAGAGAGTCGGATGTATTCAATACATTATCGTTGGCTGTCAATGTTCTGCTGGAAGAGCAAAAATCAAAAGATGCCCTGCTGTATATTGAGAAGATTACCAAAGATACACCACCAGCTTCCCTCAAAAGTGTTGCAATGGTTACTCTTTTCAAAGCACAGTGTTATAGTGCTTTGAAATAG
- a CDS encoding sensor histidine kinase produces MQEYTKSRYYFTKMVQVNAQVNYLNEAVLHQLLLFKLDSTQGNFKEALRHYQHYKLLNDSIFNEAKSKQIASLQIQYETQAKVQHIELLTKKNEIQQAMLKQKDFQQAVFIIGSLLLLLLLVLVYSRYHIKQQSNKLLESKQQEINQKNESLSQLLAEKESLLINKDELLEEKEWLLKEIHHRVKNNLQIVMSLLNSQAAYLEDDKALSAIVDSQHRVRAMSLIHQKLYQSDKIATIAMEEYIKELVENLGDSYSLHGRIRFRLEIIPIEVDVVIAVPLGLLINEAVTNCLKYAFPQDREGIVYLSLRAVSPSNYLLTLADNGVGLVNTADIFPTRSLGMKLMKGLSKQLGGILTLENTDGLKISVLFTHSSLSHSYGIQAK; encoded by the coding sequence ATGCAAGAATACACAAAGTCCAGGTATTATTTCACTAAAATGGTTCAGGTCAATGCGCAGGTTAACTACTTAAACGAAGCTGTACTTCATCAGCTATTATTATTTAAGCTGGATTCTACCCAGGGCAATTTTAAAGAAGCACTCAGACACTACCAGCACTATAAACTGTTAAATGATTCTATCTTTAACGAAGCGAAAAGCAAACAGATTGCCAGTCTGCAGATTCAATATGAAACCCAGGCAAAGGTGCAGCACATCGAATTGTTGACCAAAAAGAATGAAATACAGCAGGCCATGCTAAAGCAGAAAGACTTTCAGCAAGCCGTTTTTATTATTGGCTCACTCCTTTTACTTCTCTTGCTTGTACTTGTCTATAGCCGTTATCATATCAAGCAGCAAAGTAATAAACTTCTGGAGAGCAAACAACAAGAAATCAATCAGAAAAACGAGTCGCTGAGCCAGCTTCTGGCCGAAAAAGAAAGTTTACTGATCAATAAAGATGAGTTACTGGAAGAAAAAGAATGGTTGCTGAAAGAAATACACCACCGAGTAAAAAACAACCTGCAGATAGTAATGAGTCTGCTCAACTCCCAAGCGGCCTATCTGGAAGATGATAAAGCGTTATCTGCCATTGTAGATAGTCAGCATCGGGTACGTGCTATGTCACTTATTCACCAGAAGCTCTATCAGTCTGATAAAATTGCTACAATAGCTATGGAGGAGTATATAAAGGAACTTGTAGAGAATCTGGGTGATTCGTATAGCCTGCATGGACGTATCCGGTTTCGGTTAGAAATTATCCCCATCGAAGTGGATGTAGTTATTGCGGTTCCCTTGGGCTTGCTGATAAACGAAGCAGTTACCAATTGCCTTAAATATGCCTTTCCTCAGGATAGAGAGGGTATAGTTTATCTTTCTTTACGTGCGGTTAGCCCGTCAAATTATCTGCTTACTCTTGCTGATAATGGAGTTGGTCTGGTAAATACTGCCGATATCTTTCCTACTCGCTCTCTGGGCATGAAGCTAATGAAAGGTTTAAGCAAACAGTTAGGCGGAATCCTTACTCTTGAAAATACAGACGGTTTAAAAATTAGTGTACTCTTCACCCATTCTTCACTCTCGCATTCCTATGGCATCCAGGCAAAATAA
- a CDS encoding sigma 54-interacting transcriptional regulator, giving the protein MASRQNKTDFSLLATHIGRNVLIVEDEFVVANDLEIILEKAEYQVTGIASSVQEAVELIATQKPDVVLLDIVLQGQQTGIDLAAQLSMMSIPFIYLSANSNQSIVEAAKATHPYGFLVKPFREKDVLITLQMALYRHAHSVETYLRKEQTLQIALSDTFSLSGEWKQKFLQAAQLFQTFIPFDFLLAGIITDQEAYPLSGFFRIGFEEYQCIGMSELSQMSGFSLEKINALLASYPHMAAGLYNGDAFRALSQSCSFTQLLAKTFRLESNLILPLQLTQRGIFIFSFFSRQAHVFSSGHLSLLEHLKNPLTLTLDRLLAFEQIEKLKEKLEQENHYLQEQVKTSANFEEMVGASHSLRSVFDQVTQVACTDTSVLILGESGTGKELIARSIHNLSSRKSKLLVKVNCAALPAHLIESELFGHEKGAFTGAIDKRIGKFELAHQGSIFLDEIGEMPLELQAKLLRVLQEKEIERLGGRGPIKTDVRIIAATNRNLEKEVAEGRFRLDLYYRLNVFPIALPALRDRSEDIPLLASFFAQKLCKKIGKQFYGITEKAMGELLHYQWPGNIRELENIIEQAVIINDGQSPLDLGRPLINKISIPEQGILPAFGAPKTLSDVKLLQQETEREYILSVLKKTNGRIRGKNGAVELLNLKPTTLESRMEKLGIRKVDI; this is encoded by the coding sequence ATGGCATCCAGGCAAAATAAAACAGACTTTTCTTTATTGGCTACTCATATAGGACGGAATGTTCTCATTGTGGAAGATGAATTTGTAGTAGCCAATGATCTGGAGATTATCCTCGAAAAAGCGGAATATCAGGTTACCGGAATTGCATCTTCGGTACAAGAAGCCGTGGAGCTGATTGCCACACAGAAACCCGATGTTGTCTTACTTGATATTGTATTGCAAGGACAGCAAACAGGAATTGATTTAGCTGCGCAACTGAGTATGATGAGTATCCCTTTTATTTATCTTTCTGCCAACTCCAACCAAAGCATAGTAGAGGCAGCTAAAGCCACCCATCCGTATGGATTTCTGGTGAAGCCTTTTCGTGAAAAAGATGTATTAATAACTCTACAGATGGCTCTTTACCGGCATGCACACAGTGTGGAAACGTATCTGCGTAAGGAACAGACGCTCCAAATTGCTCTTTCCGATACCTTTTCTTTATCAGGCGAATGGAAACAGAAATTTCTGCAGGCTGCCCAACTCTTCCAGACATTCATTCCCTTTGATTTTCTACTGGCCGGGATAATCACTGATCAGGAAGCCTACCCGTTAAGTGGTTTCTTCCGAATCGGTTTTGAAGAATATCAGTGCATAGGTATGAGTGAGCTATCCCAAATGAGCGGATTTTCTCTGGAGAAAATTAACGCTCTGTTGGCTAGCTACCCCCACATGGCCGCTGGCCTGTATAACGGAGATGCTTTCAGGGCACTAAGCCAAAGCTGCTCCTTTACTCAACTACTGGCCAAAACATTCCGACTGGAATCAAATCTGATACTGCCCTTGCAACTGACTCAGAGAGGCATTTTTATCTTCTCTTTCTTTAGCCGTCAAGCCCATGTATTCAGTTCCGGACATCTTTCTTTACTCGAACACTTAAAAAATCCATTAACACTTACACTGGATCGCTTACTAGCCTTTGAGCAGATAGAAAAGCTAAAAGAAAAACTGGAACAGGAAAATCACTATTTACAGGAACAGGTAAAAACTTCTGCCAATTTTGAGGAGATGGTAGGAGCAAGCCACTCTCTGCGTTCGGTATTCGATCAGGTTACACAAGTGGCTTGTACCGATACGTCGGTGCTGATTCTGGGAGAAAGCGGCACCGGAAAAGAACTGATTGCCCGTTCTATTCACAATCTATCTTCACGTAAAAGCAAGTTACTGGTGAAAGTAAATTGCGCAGCTCTGCCAGCTCACCTAATTGAATCAGAGTTGTTTGGACATGAGAAAGGCGCGTTTACCGGTGCTATTGATAAGCGGATCGGTAAGTTTGAACTAGCCCATCAGGGAAGCATCTTTCTGGATGAAATTGGAGAAATGCCTCTGGAACTACAGGCCAAGCTACTACGGGTATTACAAGAAAAAGAAATAGAACGTCTGGGAGGAAGAGGTCCCATTAAAACTGATGTACGAATCATTGCGGCAACCAACCGCAATCTTGAAAAAGAAGTAGCAGAAGGTCGGTTCCGGCTGGATCTATATTATCGTCTGAATGTATTTCCTATAGCATTGCCTGCTCTCCGCGACCGGAGCGAGGATATCCCTTTATTAGCCAGCTTTTTTGCTCAGAAGCTTTGTAAGAAAATTGGTAAACAATTCTATGGAATCACAGAAAAGGCAATGGGTGAACTTTTACACTATCAATGGCCGGGAAATATTCGGGAACTGGAAAATATAATTGAACAGGCAGTTATCATCAATGACGGACAAAGCCCATTAGACCTGGGACGTCCACTGATCAATAAGATCTCCATTCCTGAGCAGGGCATATTACCTGCTTTTGGGGCGCCTAAGACCCTATCTGATGTAAAGCTGTTGCAGCAGGAAACAGAAAGAGAGTATATTTTATCTGTTCTCAAGAAAACTAACGGCCGTATACGTGGGAAAAACGGAGCGGTTGAACTACTCAACTTAAAACCAACCACGCTGGAATCACGTATGGAAAAACTGGGTATCCGTAAAGTAGACATCTGA
- a CDS encoding PAS domain-containing sensor histidine kinase: MENAEQTGEEQNVFPLNVASESIPSRNESARVEQLERLLAQSYTRFALIAKATRQAIWDWNLVTNQVWRNEGFATLFGYTSQDIGPDIEWWFAHIHPYDRARIRDSITAVIASKGHQWIERYRFFDKTGIYHFILDRGYIVYNEKGESYQMLGCMEDITKQKKAKDELLESQHKFKLLSETIPQLIWTATPDGLVDYVNCRWIEYTGLSMEQSKNYGWATAFHPDDLPTLQEHWQKTLYTTNPHQVEARIRNAEGIYRWFLIRAMPLKDSHGQVIEWFGTNTDIEEQKRLAEQLQTLTEQLSVANDTLQLTNDRLSRTNEELDQYVYKVSHDIRSPIASIVGLLSLLEQEELYGQARVYVDLIRNRIGRLDEFIRSVLTHSRSVNTAVTAKPIDFNQIIEQCLEEISYMPDMDKVEIYRQLPASRSFYGDELRISIVLKNLIANAIKYRREEVRCIISIRVCLQGREAVIEVEDNGQGIEEIYQQKVFTMFFRANEKAEGSGLGLYIVKQAVERMGGSITLKSHLKKGSLFTITLPNLQEDDNTQVSDKTDECNVE; this comes from the coding sequence ATGGAAAATGCCGAGCAGACCGGAGAAGAACAAAACGTTTTCCCACTGAATGTTGCTTCAGAGAGCATTCCTTCACGAAACGAATCAGCGCGGGTTGAGCAATTGGAAAGACTGCTTGCACAGAGTTATACCCGTTTTGCACTCATTGCTAAGGCTACCCGTCAGGCAATCTGGGACTGGAACCTTGTCACCAATCAGGTTTGGAGAAATGAAGGTTTTGCTACCTTATTTGGCTATACAAGCCAAGATATTGGCCCTGATATAGAATGGTGGTTTGCCCATATCCATCCTTATGACAGAGCCCGTATCAGAGACAGTATTACTGCTGTAATAGCCAGTAAAGGGCATCAGTGGATAGAACGCTACCGTTTTTTTGATAAAACAGGCATCTATCACTTTATTCTTGATCGGGGGTATATCGTATACAATGAAAAAGGTGAGTCTTATCAGATGCTTGGCTGTATGGAGGATATTACCAAGCAAAAAAAGGCTAAGGATGAACTGCTGGAAAGTCAGCACAAGTTTAAGCTGCTTTCCGAAACTATTCCGCAACTGATCTGGACAGCAACACCGGATGGACTGGTAGACTATGTCAATTGCCGATGGATAGAGTATACAGGATTAAGCATGGAACAATCTAAAAACTATGGATGGGCAACGGCTTTCCATCCTGATGATTTACCCACTTTACAAGAACACTGGCAGAAAACCCTGTATACTACCAATCCCCATCAGGTCGAAGCCCGAATCCGGAATGCAGAGGGTATTTATCGCTGGTTTTTGATTCGGGCAATGCCTCTGAAAGACTCCCATGGGCAGGTCATTGAATGGTTTGGCACCAATACCGACATTGAAGAACAGAAAAGACTCGCTGAACAGTTACAGACGCTTACCGAGCAGCTTTCTGTTGCCAATGACACGTTGCAGCTTACCAATGATCGCTTGAGCAGAACCAATGAAGAACTGGATCAGTATGTGTATAAGGTATCGCATGATATCCGTTCTCCAATAGCTTCTATTGTGGGTCTGTTATCACTACTCGAACAGGAAGAGCTTTACGGACAGGCACGAGTCTATGTAGATTTAATCCGGAACCGGATTGGACGTCTGGACGAGTTTATCCGGTCTGTACTGACCCATTCGCGCAGTGTCAATACCGCAGTGACAGCAAAGCCGATTGACTTTAACCAGATTATCGAGCAGTGTCTGGAGGAGATCTCGTATATGCCGGATATGGATAAAGTAGAAATCTATCGGCAATTGCCTGCATCACGTAGTTTTTATGGAGATGAACTTAGAATCAGCATTGTCCTGAAAAACCTGATAGCAAATGCGATTAAATACCGCAGAGAAGAGGTCAGATGTATAATCAGTATTCGTGTGTGCCTGCAGGGAAGGGAAGCTGTTATTGAAGTAGAAGATAACGGACAGGGGATTGAAGAAATCTACCAGCAGAAGGTATTTACTATGTTTTTTCGAGCCAATGAGAAAGCAGAGGGATCAGGATTAGGACTGTATATTGTTAAACAGGCTGTAGAACGTATGGGTGGGAGCATTACACTGAAAAGCCATCTGAAAAAAGGCTCTCTTTTCACTATTACATTACCCAACTTACAGGAAGATGATAATACTCAGGTAAGTGATAAAACGGATGAATGCAATGTAGAATGA
- a CDS encoding amidohydrolase family protein produces MHLHAIGANDQGPPPLKMGVPFDNFGYHNPKNEYGSTFMEALKTGKWAKRSTSSPLTDDSLQVQTLRALRANNVYAVTSGDMGTVRKWHTQEPKRIMKGVYWDFRSVKKNGLTVDSLRKLFQSGEFVVFSEVAIQYEGVSPSDTAFEPYLKMVEELDVVGIHVGPGPPGGIYLGAQKYRASLHSALVLENALVKHPKLRLYAMHTGWPMIDDMLAALYAHPQLYVDLGLISYHISDREFYFYLERLVNAGFGKRIIFGSDNMVWPQTIKIGIDRIKNATFLSEEQKRDILFNNATRFLRLTPEQIKAMY; encoded by the coding sequence ATGCATTTGCATGCTATTGGTGCCAATGATCAGGGACCACCGCCTTTGAAAATGGGCGTACCATTTGATAATTTTGGTTACCATAACCCAAAAAATGAATATGGTTCTACCTTTATGGAGGCTCTGAAAACAGGCAAATGGGCCAAACGGTCAACCTCTTCACCACTCACTGATGACTCACTGCAAGTCCAGACATTACGAGCTCTCAGAGCCAATAATGTATATGCAGTAACGAGTGGCGATATGGGCACAGTTCGAAAATGGCATACTCAGGAGCCAAAACGAATTATGAAAGGGGTATACTGGGACTTCAGATCGGTGAAAAAGAATGGATTAACTGTTGACTCCTTACGAAAACTTTTTCAATCGGGTGAGTTTGTCGTATTTAGTGAAGTAGCCATTCAATATGAGGGTGTCTCGCCAAGCGACACCGCTTTTGAACCTTATTTAAAGATGGTCGAGGAACTGGATGTTGTAGGTATTCATGTGGGGCCAGGTCCTCCGGGGGGTATCTATCTGGGGGCACAAAAGTATAGAGCTTCTCTTCACAGTGCGCTTGTGTTGGAAAATGCTCTTGTTAAACACCCAAAATTAAGACTATATGCCATGCATACAGGCTGGCCTATGATAGATGATATGTTGGCCGCCTTATATGCACATCCGCAATTATATGTCGACTTAGGATTGATTAGTTATCACATTTCTGATAGAGAGTTTTATTTCTATCTGGAACGATTGGTCAATGCCGGATTTGGTAAACGAATTATTTTTGGCTCTGATAATATGGTTTGGCCACAGACAATAAAAATTGGAATTGACAGGATAAAAAATGCAACTTTTTTGAGTGAGGAGCAAAAGAGAGACATTTTATTTAATAATGCCACCCGTTTTTTGAGACTGACCCCTGAACAAATCAAAGCGATGTACTAA